The proteins below come from a single Miscanthus floridulus cultivar M001 chromosome 1, ASM1932011v1, whole genome shotgun sequence genomic window:
- the LOC136451162 gene encoding uncharacterized protein, whose product MPITNCINLNHQGVRAATGSSSAIPPISSTTSFDEPSEQQLGTSANVPDVQASQPISVDAPQPIFADAQAKRKALTDTEAQPKRQRSMPIPTSAPMSLVIIPQEPTTDEVTEDIPSASSADPPHDILQVASSSQAQEIALKQEQDSPNSLFSFAIDISDDDGEETSSSLALGTISAETKSKLETLLNLLQQGTAQLVDDSDPAKAIFKTIRGQVPADVEEVLFPAAHLESRQLQYQRAAQRIADRAAQAQLKEEMLQLKQIADEKHKGIVNLQTSGAALKQKILDLSARKIALLAELKEVDAALTHAQQEESQLPNAVKALQQERDIQARKALAMKKKLKPVEGAADDDIKEMEEADQIRLRAILVILDAQSQRVKSKVPGEEVRIRYLLLVEMEVEYVEALQRLTIPTTEPVQSEAEMEADAVGQSSRYRSCSSG is encoded by the exons atgccgatcacaaactgtattaaccttaatcatcagggggtaagagctgctactggatcatcatcggcaattccgccgatatcaagcaccacttctttcgatgaaccttcagag caacaattgggtacatcggcaaacgtaccagatgtccaagcttcacaaccaataagtgtcgatgccccccagccaatctttgccgatgcccaagcaaagcgcaaagctttaacagatactgaagcacagccaaaacgacaaaggtctatgccgatccctacatctgccccaatgtcattggtcatcatacctcaagagcccaccaccgatgaagtcacagaggatatcccatcggcaagctcagccgatcccccacacgacatactccaggttgcttcctccagtcaagcacaggaaattgccttgaaacag gaacaagattccccgaacagcctattttcctttgccattgacatttctgacgacgatggagaggagacaagttcttcccttgcactgggaacaatatcggcagagactaaatccaagttggaaaccctcctgaacttgctacagcaaggtaccgcccaactggtagatgactcggaccccgcaaaggcaattttcaaaacaattcgtggccaggtccctgccgatgttgaggaagtactcttcccagcagctcatttagaaagccgccaactgcaatatcaacgggctgctcagcgcattgccgatagagcagctcaagctcaactcaaagaagagatgctacaactgaaacaaattgctgatgagaagcacaagggcatcgtcaacttgcagacttcgggtgctgcacttaagcagaaaatcttggatttatcagcaaggaagatagctctattggctgaattgaaagaagtcgatgcagccttaactcatgctcaacaagaagaaagccagctacccaatgccgtcaaagcccttcagcaagaaagagatatccaggctcgcaaagctttagccatgaagaaaaaactcaagcctgtggagggtgctgccgatgacgatatcaaagaaatggaggaagccgaccagattcgcctgcgtgcgatatta GTGATCCTTGATGCACAAAGTCAGAGAGTCAAGTCCAAAGTTCCAGGGG AGGAAGTGAGGATAAGGTACCTGTTACTGGTGGAGATGGAGGTAGAGTATGTGGAGGCGCTTCAGCGCTTGACCATCCCGACGACAGAGCCGGTACAGTCGGAGGCAGAGATGGAGGCAGATGCGGTGGGGCAGTCCAGTCGTTACCGCAGCTGCAGCTCGGGATGA